In Sceloporus undulatus isolate JIND9_A2432 ecotype Alabama chromosome 10, SceUnd_v1.1, whole genome shotgun sequence, the following proteins share a genomic window:
- the LOC121916666 gene encoding testis-specific serine/threonine-protein kinase 1-like, producing MNQLKAALATMDDAEVLKKRGYVMGINLGEGSYAKVKSAYSDRLKCNVAVKIIDKKKAPRDFLERFLPREIEMLARVKHQAIIKTYEIFETSDGKVFIVTELGVQGDLLEFIKRRGALPEDVARKMFRQLASAIKYCHELDIVHRDLKCENLLLDKEYNIKLTDFGFSRRLTRDEDGRVVLSKTFCGSAAYAAPEVLQGIPYQPKVYDIWSLGVVLFIMVCGSMPYDDSNIKKMLKLQKEHRVHFPRSKVLSIECKDLIYRMLQPDVSRRLCIDEVLMHVWMQDPKSVSDTTLSKPGESSHHQNQIKALYGKESGPEPSDNEQVIQEERHADLDKLAEQVQRTSL from the coding sequence ATGAATCAGTTAAAGGCTGCCTTGGCTACTATGGATGATGCGGAGGTCCTGAAAAAGCGGGGCTATGTAATGGGAATCAATCTCGGAGAAGGATCCTACGCAAAAGTGAAATCAGCCTACTCAGATCGGCTGAAATGCAATGTGGCGGTCAAGATCATCGATAAGAAGAAAGCCCCACGGGATTTCTTGGAGAGGTTTCTTCCCCGAGAGATTGAGATGCTGGCCAGAGTGAAACACCAAGCCATCATCAAAACCTATGAGATCTTTGAGACCTCGGACGGGAAAGTCTTCATTGTGACCGAACTCGGCGTACAAGGCGACTTGCTGGAGTTCATCAAGAGGAGAGGAGCTCTCCCTGAAGATGTCGCTCGGAAGATGTTCCGCCAGTTAGCCAGCGCTATCAAATACTGCCACGAGTTGGACATTGTCCACCGAGACTTGAAGTGCGAGAACCTCCTGCTGGACAAAGAGTACAACATCAAACTGACGGACTTTGGCTTCTCCAGACGCTTGACCCGTGATGAGGACGGCAGGGTCGTCCTCAGCAAAACCTTCTGCGGTTCTGCAGCCTACGCGGCCCCTGAAGTGCTGCAAGGTATTCCTTACCAACCCAAGGTGTATGACATATGGAGCCTGGGCGTTGTCCTCTTCATCATGGTGTGCGGCTCCATGCCTTATGACGACTCAAACATCAAAAAAATGCTCAAGCTTCAGAAGGAGCATCGGGTGCACTTCCCCCGGTCAAAGGTACTGTCCATCGAATGCAAGGATCTCATCTACCGCATGCTCCAACCCGATGTGTCCCGTCGATTGTGCATTGATGAGGTTTTGATGCATGTCTGGATGCAAGACCCCAAGTCTGTTTCGGACACCACGCTGTCGAAGCCAGGGGAGAGTTCCCATCATCAGAATCAGATCAAGGCCTTATATGGCAAAGAATCCGGGCCTGAGCCCTCCGACAACGAACAAGTTATCCAAGAGGAAAGGCATGCTGACCTGGACAAACTCGCCGAGCAGGTGCAAAGGACTTCTCTCTGA